One segment of Thermoanaerobacter kivui DNA contains the following:
- the bioB gene encoding biotin synthase BioB has product MEKNLMWKKIKEKTLQGEGISQEEAYYLASWPMEKLGEIFYLSRQVRERFGGRNVELCAIINARSGLCSEDCHFCAQSSRFKTGVEVYPLIDVEKALEKAQRMEAAGVKRFALVTSGKGIGERDFEKVLEIYQVLKTKTRLKLCASLGIIDEEKARRLKEVGVTSYHHNLETGRSYFSKICTTHTFEERVATIQAARNAGLNICSGGIIGLGEIMEHRLEMIFELKKLGVMSVPVNILNPIPGTPLANQERLSIEEILKTLILFRLIIPRAVFRLCGGRERGLGENQKEALVMAVNGLMVGNYLTTWGNRIQEDLDMIAEVGLKVLV; this is encoded by the coding sequence ATGGAAAAGAATCTGATGTGGAAGAAGATTAAAGAAAAGACTCTTCAAGGAGAAGGTATATCTCAAGAGGAAGCGTATTACCTGGCTAGCTGGCCAATGGAAAAATTAGGAGAGATTTTTTATCTTTCTCGCCAAGTTCGGGAACGCTTCGGAGGGAGAAATGTAGAACTATGTGCCATTATCAATGCCCGTTCGGGTTTATGTAGTGAAGATTGCCACTTTTGTGCTCAATCATCACGTTTTAAAACTGGTGTGGAAGTGTATCCCCTTATTGATGTAGAAAAAGCTTTAGAAAAAGCCCAGCGCATGGAAGCTGCTGGAGTAAAGCGTTTTGCTTTAGTTACCAGTGGTAAAGGCATCGGTGAAAGGGATTTTGAAAAGGTATTAGAAATCTACCAGGTTCTAAAAACTAAAACTCGCCTAAAGCTGTGTGCTTCTCTGGGGATTATTGACGAAGAGAAAGCTCGTCGTTTGAAGGAGGTGGGGGTTACTTCCTACCACCATAACTTAGAAACTGGACGAAGCTATTTTTCTAAGATTTGTACTACTCATACCTTTGAAGAGAGAGTGGCTACTATTCAAGCCGCCCGGAATGCGGGGCTAAATATATGCTCTGGAGGAATTATTGGATTGGGGGAAATTATGGAACATCGACTGGAAATGATTTTTGAGCTAAAGAAGCTGGGAGTGATGTCAGTGCCGGTGAACATTTTGAATCCCATTCCTGGTACACCTCTTGCTAATCAGGAACGTCTTTCAATAGAAGAAATTCTCAAAACCTTAATTCTTTTTCGCCTTATTATTCCGAGAGCTGTTTTTCGTTTATGCGGTGGTAGGGAGCGAGGGTTAGGAGAGAACCAAAAAGAAGCCTTAGTAATGGCTGTAAATGGCTTGATGGTTGGCAATTACCTTACTACTTGGGGCAACAGAATCCAAGAAGACTTGGATATGATCGCTGAGGTAGGTTTAAAGGTGTTAGTTTAA
- the bioD gene encoding dethiobiotin synthase, with protein sequence MDYARKGYFITGTDTGVGKTVVTAGLTGVFRHHGIDAVAIKPVQTGAVIKNGKLIPEDAFFYRLAADLPQPIDQLNLYRFVPALSPHLAAKLCGEKIEPEKVVAFCRQTLLCHQLTFIEGAGGLCVPLSGPNFTVADLARELSLPLIVVARTGLGTINHTVLTVAYAKSLELEVAGIVFNALGQQQLGPAESDNLEIIAQMTGVPILGILPHLSRVNVEGGAVEGLLEAVEESVSWSQLAPWLKPKA encoded by the coding sequence ATGGACTATGCCAGAAAGGGTTACTTCATAACCGGAACGGATACTGGCGTGGGAAAAACAGTAGTTACCGCTGGCCTGACGGGTGTTTTTCGCCACCATGGTATTGACGCCGTAGCTATCAAACCTGTGCAAACCGGGGCAGTTATCAAAAACGGGAAATTAATTCCCGAAGATGCGTTCTTCTATCGCCTGGCAGCTGACCTTCCCCAACCCATTGACCAATTAAACCTTTACCGCTTTGTTCCGGCGTTATCTCCTCACTTGGCAGCCAAACTTTGTGGGGAAAAGATAGAACCCGAAAAAGTAGTAGCTTTTTGCCGACAGACCCTTTTGTGCCACCAGTTGACTTTTATTGAGGGGGCTGGAGGACTGTGTGTGCCTCTTTCTGGCCCTAACTTTACCGTAGCTGATTTGGCCCGGGAACTTTCCTTACCCCTAATTGTAGTGGCCAGGACTGGTTTGGGAACCATTAATCATACAGTTCTCACGGTGGCTTATGCCAAAAGCCTCGAACTAGAAGTAGCGGGGATAGTTTTTAATGCCTTAGGGCAGCAGCAATTAGGTCCTGCCGAAAGTGACAATCTCGAAATTATTGCCCAGATGACCGGTGTACCGATCCTGGGTATCTTACCCCACCTGTCGAGGGTGAACGTGGAAGGTGGGGCTGTTGAAGGACTGCTGGAGGCGGTGGAAGAATCTGTTTCCTGGAGTCAGTTGGCTCCATGGCTTAAACCTAAAGCATAA
- the bioA gene encoding adenosylmethionine--8-amino-7-oxononanoate transaminase, translated as MSNYDPSLLEQWDKQYVWHPFTQMQQYLREKPLIIERGEGSYLIDVEGNRYLDGVSSLWVTVHGHCHPELNRAIKEQLDSIAHSTLLGIANVPSILLAKKLVEITPPGLNKVFYSDNGATAVEIALKMAFQYWQQKDGGRYRRKTKFISLVNAYHGDTIGSVSVGGIPLFHNIFKPLLFECLHAPAPYCYRCPLSLERESCKMACLNQLERLMEEHCEEVAALIIEPLVQGAAGMITAPDGFLRRVRELCSKYNILLIADEVAVGFGRTGRLFACEHEDVTPDLMCLAKGITGGYLPLAATLVTDEIYRTFLGEPEECKTFYHGHTYTGNPLACAAALANIELFEKTDLLASLQSKIELLRRGLNKFWDLPHVGDIRQRGMMVGIELVVDKETKEPYDIKEQIGHRVILEARKRGLIIRPLDNIIVLMPVLSISKEELNRVLEIVYESIEAVTGK; from the coding sequence TTGAGCAACTATGATCCTTCTCTTCTGGAACAATGGGACAAACAGTATGTTTGGCATCCTTTTACCCAAATGCAGCAATATCTCCGGGAAAAACCCCTGATCATTGAGCGGGGAGAGGGCAGTTACCTGATTGATGTAGAGGGGAACCGCTATTTGGACGGTGTATCCTCCCTTTGGGTTACTGTCCACGGCCATTGTCACCCGGAATTAAACCGAGCCATTAAGGAACAATTAGATAGCATCGCTCATTCAACCCTCTTAGGTATTGCCAATGTACCGTCTATCTTGTTGGCTAAGAAATTAGTGGAAATTACCCCGCCAGGATTAAATAAAGTTTTTTACTCTGATAATGGAGCTACAGCGGTGGAAATTGCCCTCAAGATGGCCTTTCAGTATTGGCAACAAAAGGACGGCGGTCGTTATCGTAGAAAAACCAAGTTTATATCTTTGGTCAATGCTTACCACGGAGACACTATTGGTTCAGTAAGTGTCGGGGGTATACCCCTTTTCCATAACATTTTCAAACCACTACTCTTTGAGTGTTTACACGCCCCTGCGCCATATTGTTACCGGTGCCCTTTGAGTTTAGAAAGGGAAAGTTGTAAGATGGCCTGTCTTAATCAGTTGGAAAGGTTGATGGAAGAGCACTGTGAGGAGGTTGCTGCCCTCATCATTGAGCCTTTAGTCCAAGGGGCGGCGGGCATGATCACTGCTCCGGATGGTTTCCTTCGCCGGGTGCGGGAATTGTGTTCAAAGTATAACATTCTGCTCATTGCCGACGAGGTAGCAGTAGGTTTTGGCCGTACAGGTCGTCTCTTTGCCTGCGAGCACGAAGATGTAACTCCCGACTTAATGTGCCTAGCTAAGGGTATTACTGGAGGATATCTTCCCTTAGCTGCTACCTTGGTCACCGATGAGATCTACAGAACCTTTTTAGGCGAGCCGGAGGAATGTAAGACTTTTTACCATGGACATACCTACACAGGTAATCCCTTAGCCTGCGCTGCGGCTTTGGCCAACATTGAGCTCTTTGAAAAAACAGACTTGTTAGCCTCTCTCCAATCTAAAATTGAACTTTTACGCCGGGGGCTAAATAAATTCTGGGATTTACCTCATGTAGGAGATATCCGTCAACGAGGTATGATGGTAGGTATTGAACTTGTGGTAGATAAAGAGACCAAAGAGCCTTATGACATCAAGGAGCAAATAGGTCACCGAGTTATCTTGGAGGCTCGTAAGAGAGGGCTCATCATTCGGCCCCTGGATAACATCATTGTTCTCATGCCTGTGTTGTCCATCTCTAAAGAAGAACTAAACCGCGTTCTAGAGATTGTTTATGAATCTATAGAGGCAGTAACTGGTAAATGA
- a CDS encoding sensor histidine kinase, with protein sequence MKGIQKKLFISYLLIGGIILSLFWLTQVVFINKIYSYYKINQLKSYSEKIVEAINNNDERLMSELIDKSNARVIAISENNIIIAGNRGYGRGFGIPEALLRPSDSVKVVKYEHPFLHIEYLSIIRPFLYNGKPATLIMSIPIAAINDSVNLFKQVFWWIFVITLIAILSISVYMSKKFTRPIQILKNAAHQIASGNLDVKINYKEEDELGDLAKSMNTMVKQLSITDKFRKDLIANISHDLKTPLGLIRGYSEMLLDYYGDDKEKREKYLNTMIKETERMSKLVDDVLELSKLQSGMVEIKEENIDLEKLISEILDIFEIQILEKNINVKVNNLKLKVMADREMIKRAIINIISNAIASMTKKGTLSIEAIPQDKNVLIKISDTGCGIPQKDLEHIFDRYYKGNKSGTGLGLAIVKEILTLHGSKYGIESQEGVGTTFYFTLKAG encoded by the coding sequence TTGAAGGGAATACAAAAGAAACTTTTTATCTCTTATCTTTTGATTGGAGGCATCATATTATCACTGTTTTGGTTGACACAGGTAGTTTTTATTAATAAGATATACTCTTATTACAAAATAAACCAGCTTAAAAGTTACAGTGAAAAAATCGTTGAAGCAATAAACAATAATGACGAAAGACTAATGAGTGAACTCATTGACAAGTCAAATGCTCGAGTCATTGCCATTTCTGAAAACAACATAATAATAGCTGGAAATAGAGGATACGGCAGAGGTTTCGGAATCCCTGAAGCACTTTTGCGCCCCAGCGACAGCGTAAAAGTGGTAAAATATGAACACCCTTTTTTGCACATAGAATACCTTTCAATCATAAGACCTTTTTTATATAACGGAAAACCCGCTACTTTAATAATGAGCATTCCTATCGCCGCTATAAACGATTCTGTCAATCTTTTTAAGCAAGTTTTTTGGTGGATTTTTGTCATCACACTAATTGCCATATTATCTATATCCGTCTATATGTCAAAAAAATTTACTCGACCCATACAAATACTAAAAAACGCTGCTCACCAAATCGCTTCTGGAAATTTAGATGTCAAAATAAATTACAAAGAAGAAGATGAATTAGGAGACCTTGCAAAATCTATGAACACAATGGTAAAGCAGCTGTCTATTACAGATAAATTCAGAAAAGATTTGATTGCAAACATAAGCCATGACTTAAAAACACCTCTTGGCCTTATACGGGGATATTCTGAAATGCTTTTGGACTACTATGGAGATGACAAAGAAAAGCGAGAAAAATACTTAAATACGATGATCAAAGAGACAGAAAGAATGTCTAAATTAGTAGACGATGTATTAGAACTTTCTAAACTTCAGTCAGGAATGGTAGAGATAAAAGAAGAAAATATAGATTTAGAAAAACTGATTTCTGAGATTTTAGACATATTTGAAATTCAAATTTTGGAAAAAAATATCAATGTAAAAGTGAACAATCTCAAACTCAAAGTAATGGCAGATAGAGAAATGATAAAGCGAGCCATTATAAATATAATAAGCAACGCTATAGCGAGCATGACAAAAAAAGGAACTCTTTCAATAGAGGCAATACCACAGGATAAAAATGTTTTAATTAAAATATCAGATACAGGATGCGGCATCCCTCAAAAAGATTTGGAACACATATTTGACAGATATTACAAAGGAAACAAATCAGGAACAGGCCTTGGCCTTGCAATAGTAAAAGAAATATTGACATTGCACGGCAGCAAATATGGAATAGAAAGTCAAGAAGGAGTAGGCACCACTTTTTATTTCACATTAAAAGCGGGTTAA
- the larC2 gene encoding nickel pincer cofactor biosynthesis protein LarC2, translating into MVLETNIDDMNPEFYQYLFELLFKNGALDVFLTPIIMKKQRPGTLLTVICENENADKLKEIIFRETSTFGIRYYEALRHKLDRDFSVVDTPYGKIRVKKGYLNEKLIKAYPEYEDVKAIAEKTGISISDIYRNVIRHIDLLFFKD; encoded by the coding sequence ATGGTTTTGGAGACAAATATAGATGACATGAATCCAGAGTTTTATCAGTATTTGTTTGAACTGCTTTTTAAAAATGGAGCATTAGACGTGTTTTTGACTCCTATTATAATGAAAAAGCAAAGGCCGGGAACACTCCTGACTGTAATTTGTGAAAATGAAAATGCAGATAAATTAAAAGAGATAATATTTAGAGAAACTTCTACTTTTGGCATAAGATACTACGAAGCTTTAAGGCACAAGCTTGATAGAGATTTTTCAGTTGTGGATACTCCTTACGGGAAGATAAGAGTGAAAAAAGGCTATTTAAATGAAAAACTTATTAAGGCGTATCCTGAGTATGAGGATGTTAAAGCTATTGCTGAAAAGACTGGAATTTCAATTAGCGATATTTATAGAAATGTGATAAGACATATTGATTTGCTATTTTTTAAAGATTGA
- the larC gene encoding nickel pincer cofactor biosynthesis protein LarC, with amino-acid sequence MKVVYFDCFAGISGDMTIASLLSHVDVGEFKDRLKGVALTNFDVEIGETQKKSISAKTFKVIYDETHHYHHRHMKDIREIIEKSDLEDEVKRMSIEMFENLAKAEAKVHGKSPEEVHFHEVGVVDSIVDIIGTAILINMIKPERIISSPIPISSGFVMSQHGLMPVPAPATAELLKGIPVYQSDVKGEIVTPTGAAIVKTLANEFGGMPDMTINSVGYGAGTKDLEIPNVLRTYVGEEEVKKNLRH; translated from the coding sequence GTGAAAGTAGTGTATTTTGATTGTTTTGCAGGAATTTCTGGCGATATGACTATTGCTTCACTATTATCTCATGTTGATGTTGGGGAATTTAAAGATAGATTAAAAGGAGTAGCTTTAACTAATTTTGATGTAGAAATAGGAGAAACACAGAAAAAAAGCATTAGTGCCAAGACATTTAAAGTGATATACGATGAGACCCATCACTATCATCACAGACATATGAAAGACATAAGAGAGATTATTGAAAAGAGCGACTTGGAAGATGAAGTAAAGAGGATGAGCATTGAAATGTTTGAAAATCTGGCAAAAGCAGAGGCAAAAGTGCATGGAAAATCTCCCGAAGAAGTGCATTTTCATGAGGTTGGAGTGGTAGACTCTATAGTGGATATAATAGGTACGGCGATACTTATAAACATGATAAAACCGGAGAGAATTATTTCTTCGCCGATTCCGATAAGTTCGGGATTTGTAATGAGCCAGCACGGTCTTATGCCTGTACCTGCTCCAGCGACAGCAGAGCTTTTAAAGGGAATACCTGTGTATCAAAGCGATGTAAAAGGTGAAATTGTGACTCCAACAGGTGCTGCTATTGTAAAAACTTTGGCAAATGAATTTGGCGGTATGCCCGATATGACGATAAATTCTGTTGGATATGGTGCTGGTACAAAGGATTTAGAGATACCAAATGTTTTGAGGACGTATGTAGGAGAGGAAGAAGTAAAAAAAAACCTGAGACATTGA
- a CDS encoding response regulator transcription factor — MQKVLVIEDEEGMRDILKTYLENNGYEVLIAENGKIGLEYFNNHHKDIDIILLDIMLPDISGWSLLKTIREKSKVPVMMITARGEEYDKLLGFELGADDYVVKPFSPKEVVARVKAILSRTYGASEEDGKTEYEGISINVSSREVTVDGEKIDLTPKEFDLLKLLIDNKRKVVSREKCLNEVWGYDFYGDLRTVDTHIKQLREKLGEKRKLIKTVWGIGYKLDGE; from the coding sequence ATGCAAAAAGTTTTAGTAATTGAAGACGAAGAAGGAATGAGAGATATTTTAAAAACTTATTTAGAAAATAATGGATACGAAGTACTGATAGCTGAAAATGGCAAAATAGGGCTTGAATATTTTAATAATCATCATAAAGATATAGACATAATTCTTTTAGACATAATGCTTCCAGATATAAGTGGGTGGAGCCTTTTAAAAACAATTAGAGAAAAGTCAAAAGTGCCCGTAATGATGATAACAGCAAGAGGAGAAGAATATGATAAACTTTTAGGATTTGAATTAGGAGCAGACGACTACGTCGTAAAACCCTTTAGCCCTAAAGAAGTAGTTGCTCGAGTTAAAGCAATTTTGTCAAGAACTTATGGAGCTTCAGAAGAAGATGGGAAAACAGAATATGAAGGAATTTCTATAAATGTAAGTTCTAGAGAAGTCACGGTTGATGGAGAAAAAATTGACCTTACGCCAAAAGAATTTGACCTTTTAAAACTCTTAATAGATAATAAAAGAAAAGTTGTATCCCGCGAAAAGTGCCTTAATGAAGTATGGGGATATGATTTTTATGGAGATTTAAGAACAGTTGATACCCATATAAAACAGTTGAGAGAAAAATTAGGAGAAAAGCGTAAACTCATAAAAACAGTATGGGGGATAGGTTATAAATTGGATGGTGAATAA
- the larE gene encoding ATP-dependent sacrificial sulfur transferase LarE, protein MNTKDKLQKLKDYIHNLDNALIAFSGGVDSTFLAKISYDVLGDRVLAVTATFPMYSKSELKEAIDIAKKIGIPHLVVEFNDILEIEEFKKNPLNRCYICKSNLFSKFKAIAKDRGLNYVLEGTNADDVSDFRPGRRVLKELGILSPLLECGIKKEEIRILSKEMNLPTWDKPSYACLASRIPYGEEITYDKLSMIEKAEEGLRDLGFSGFRVRYHGDVARIELPKEQMDAIFEKSVREEIVKRLKNAGFKYVALDLEGYRTGSLNEPHVRVVKDVQ, encoded by the coding sequence ATAAATACCAAGGATAAATTGCAAAAGTTAAAAGACTATATACATAATTTGGATAACGCATTGATTGCTTTTTCTGGAGGGGTAGATAGTACTTTTTTGGCTAAAATAAGTTACGATGTCTTAGGAGATAGGGTATTGGCTGTTACTGCTACTTTTCCAATGTATTCTAAAAGCGAATTAAAAGAAGCTATAGACATTGCTAAAAAAATAGGAATTCCCCACTTGGTTGTGGAGTTTAATGATATTCTTGAAATAGAAGAATTTAAAAAAAATCCTTTAAATAGGTGCTATATATGTAAATCCAATTTATTTTCGAAATTTAAAGCTATTGCTAAAGATAGAGGCCTAAATTACGTTTTGGAAGGGACAAATGCTGATGATGTGTCTGATTTTAGGCCGGGAAGAAGGGTTTTAAAAGAATTGGGAATTTTGAGCCCTTTGCTGGAATGTGGTATAAAGAAAGAAGAAATAAGAATTTTGTCAAAAGAGATGAATCTTCCAACTTGGGATAAGCCTTCTTACGCTTGTCTTGCTTCCAGAATTCCTTATGGTGAAGAGATAACTTATGATAAGCTTTCTATGATAGAAAAAGCAGAAGAGGGTTTGAGAGATTTAGGTTTTTCAGGATTTAGAGTGAGATACCATGGAGATGTTGCAAGGATTGAACTTCCAAAAGAGCAGATGGATGCAATATTTGAAAAGAGTGTAAGGGAGGAAATTGTAAAGAGGCTTAAAAATGCTGGGTTTAAGTATGTAGCACTGGATTTAGAAGGATACAGAACTGGTAGCTTAAATGAACCGCATGTGAGGGTGGTAAAAGATGTACAGTGA
- the bioF gene encoding 8-amino-7-oxononanoate synthase, with amino-acid sequence MFRFLEKELELLKESSLYRQLPGPLEEFNGSRAIINGQEVLLFSSNNYLGMSHHPRVKAATLEAVERWGTGSGGSRLTTGNFVLHRQLEERIARFKSTEDAIVFSSGYLANLGVISALVGQGDLVLSDELNHASIIDGCRLSRATVKVFRHKDVAHLKDILLAERNSYRRCLIVTDGVFSMDGDIAPLPQLLQLAEEFQSLLMVDDAHATGVLGKRGAGTVEHFGLENKNIIQVGTLSKALGSEGGYVAGNVILIDYLRNRARSFIFSTALSPPIVAAAIAALDVLEEELYLLDQLHANVRQFYKGLKELGFEVLPTESAIIPLMVGESHRTLALSSALAEKGVFVPAIRPPTVPEGTSRLRITVMATHKPEDIQRALEAFLWAGKRVGLI; translated from the coding sequence TTGTTTAGATTTTTAGAGAAGGAGCTGGAGTTACTAAAAGAGAGCTCACTTTATCGTCAGCTTCCTGGACCATTAGAGGAGTTTAATGGTTCCAGGGCAATCATCAACGGACAGGAAGTGCTTCTTTTTTCTTCCAATAATTACCTTGGCATGTCTCATCATCCCCGTGTTAAGGCTGCGACCCTAGAAGCTGTGGAAAGGTGGGGGACAGGAAGTGGAGGTTCTCGTTTGACTACTGGTAATTTTGTTTTGCACCGTCAATTAGAGGAGCGCATTGCACGATTTAAAAGCACGGAGGATGCTATTGTGTTTAGTTCTGGTTATCTGGCCAACTTGGGAGTGATTTCAGCCCTGGTGGGCCAAGGAGACCTGGTGCTCAGCGATGAGCTAAACCATGCCAGCATAATTGACGGCTGCCGCTTGAGCCGAGCCACAGTTAAAGTTTTCCGCCATAAGGATGTAGCCCATCTAAAGGATATTCTCCTGGCGGAACGTAACTCATACCGTAGGTGCCTTATCGTTACCGATGGTGTTTTTAGTATGGACGGGGATATAGCTCCTTTGCCCCAACTGTTGCAGTTGGCCGAGGAGTTCCAGTCCCTTCTCATGGTGGACGATGCCCATGCTACTGGGGTTTTGGGCAAGAGGGGGGCAGGAACAGTGGAACATTTTGGACTGGAAAATAAAAATATTATCCAAGTAGGTACATTAAGTAAAGCCCTTGGGAGTGAAGGTGGGTACGTAGCTGGCAATGTTATTTTAATTGATTATTTACGGAATCGTGCTCGCAGCTTTATTTTTTCTACTGCTCTTTCTCCACCGATAGTTGCTGCTGCTATAGCGGCCCTGGATGTCTTAGAAGAAGAGCTGTACCTCCTTGATCAGCTACACGCTAACGTCCGCCAATTTTACAAAGGCTTAAAAGAATTAGGCTTTGAGGTGTTACCCACGGAATCAGCTATTATTCCCCTGATGGTAGGGGAATCCCATCGGACACTGGCTCTTTCGTCAGCTCTGGCGGAAAAGGGTGTATTTGTGCCGGCCATTCGCCCGCCTACAGTACCGGAAGGCACTAGCCGTTTAAGGATTACTGTCATGGCTACCCACAAACCGGAAGATATTCAAAGGGCTTTAGAAGCTTTTTTATGGGCCGGGAAAAGGGTGGGACTCATTTAA
- the pgsA gene encoding CDP-diacylglycerol--glycerol-3-phosphate 3-phosphatidyltransferase, translating into MNIPNFLTLVRFFLIPLFVYTFFYVPNGNTYAVAIFILSGITDILDGYIARHYNQITKIGTLLDPLVDKLMILTVLTSLWFKDIIPFFIIFILMIKELSMIIGAAILYKKQEVAIPANKYGKAATAFFYVAIIFSIFEWPYGFTLMIIALLLAILAFFIYAFEFYKRSRKN; encoded by the coding sequence ATGAATATACCAAATTTTCTTACACTGGTTAGATTTTTTCTTATACCGCTTTTTGTATACACTTTTTTTTATGTGCCTAATGGCAATACATATGCTGTGGCGATTTTTATATTGTCAGGAATTACAGACATTTTAGACGGATATATAGCGAGGCATTACAATCAAATAACTAAGATTGGGACTTTGCTTGACCCTCTTGTGGACAAACTTATGATACTTACTGTTCTCACGAGTCTGTGGTTTAAGGATATAATTCCTTTTTTCATCATTTTTATTTTGATGATAAAAGAGCTGTCAATGATAATAGGGGCGGCAATACTTTATAAAAAACAAGAAGTTGCCATCCCTGCTAATAAATACGGCAAGGCTGCAACAGCTTTCTTTTATGTTGCTATAATTTTTTCAATCTTTGAATGGCCCTATGGATTTACCTTGATGATTATAGCACTGCTGTTAGCTATTTTAGCCTTTTTTATCTATGCTTTTGAATTTTATAAAAGGAGCAGAAAAAATTAA
- the larB gene encoding nickel pincer cofactor biosynthesis protein LarB, translated as MYSEKILQVLTQFKQNKITTEEALEALRKLPYEDLGFAKIDYHREIRKGFPEVIFCGGKTPQQVKEIAFNMYKNGSDVLGTRASHEHFEAVRELLEKAVYYETARIISIRNTPPRKTKGIIGVVAAGTSDLAVAEEAAVTAELMGNTVKRFYDVGVAGLHRLLDKIEEIRECRVIIAIAGMEGALPTVLGGLVGSPIIAVPTSVGYGANFHGLSALLAMLNSCASGVSVVNIDNGFGAAYSASLINKIGEEGK; from the coding sequence ATGTACAGTGAGAAAATATTACAAGTTTTAACACAGTTTAAACAAAATAAAATAACAACAGAAGAAGCATTGGAGGCTTTAAGAAAGCTCCCTTATGAGGATTTGGGTTTTGCAAAAATCGATTATCACAGGGAGATAAGAAAGGGATTTCCTGAAGTAATTTTTTGTGGGGGAAAGACTCCACAGCAAGTCAAAGAAATCGCTTTTAATATGTACAAAAATGGGAGCGATGTTTTAGGGACAAGAGCTTCCCACGAGCATTTTGAGGCGGTAAGAGAACTTTTAGAAAAAGCAGTGTATTATGAGACAGCGAGAATTATTTCTATAAGAAATACTCCTCCTAGAAAGACAAAGGGGATAATTGGAGTGGTGGCTGCCGGCACTTCTGATTTAGCGGTTGCTGAAGAAGCTGCAGTTACTGCAGAGCTCATGGGCAATACCGTAAAAAGGTTTTACGATGTAGGAGTTGCAGGTTTGCACAGGCTTTTGGATAAGATTGAGGAGATTAGGGAATGCCGCGTGATAATCGCAATTGCTGGCATGGAAGGGGCACTTCCTACTGTGTTAGGAGGTTTAGTGGGCTCCCCCATAATTGCTGTACCTACCAGCGTGGGATACGGTGCAAATTTTCACGGTTTGTCCGCTCTTTTGGCTATGCTTAACTCCTGCGCCAGTGGAGTGAGTGTTGTAAATATTGACAACGGTTTTGGAGCGGCGTATTCTGCCAGTTTGATAAATAAAATAGGGGAGGAAGGAAAGTGA
- a CDS encoding 6-carboxyhexanoate--CoA ligase, producing MVYSVRMRAAQGAPHEKGGRHISGAERIVSAQEVASIVQKMFFRAKNHALGEPDFINISIERLEFSEIKQIAALPLVTVKANDHGQALFCARQLLLASGVEEQVIEEAIEMLARGPSPDGRNMRGAVIMDAQSGRRLEPDSWRGVRASHMDYTPQAAKQLSCLLEPLGLDHFRVKEALALASKVIWSGTLAEICCSDDPHYTTGYVSSRRLGYVRIPHLKHPSFKGGRVFFVRLKDVNLTEYITRLEEEPVLITQISAVRGVKDLTSLLEEGHQWTMPERVTS from the coding sequence GTGGTATATAGCGTCCGAATGAGGGCTGCCCAGGGAGCTCCCCACGAAAAAGGAGGGCGACACATATCGGGGGCGGAAAGGATTGTTTCTGCCCAGGAGGTAGCTTCTATTGTCCAGAAAATGTTCTTTCGTGCCAAAAACCATGCCCTGGGTGAACCTGATTTTATAAATATCAGCATCGAGCGCCTAGAGTTTTCTGAAATAAAGCAGATTGCTGCTTTGCCGCTTGTAACGGTAAAAGCTAATGACCATGGGCAAGCGCTTTTTTGTGCACGGCAGCTTCTTTTGGCTAGCGGGGTGGAAGAGCAGGTTATAGAAGAGGCTATAGAAATGCTTGCCCGAGGACCTTCGCCTGACGGGCGAAACATGAGAGGGGCGGTAATCATGGATGCCCAGAGTGGTCGGCGTCTGGAGCCCGACTCTTGGCGAGGTGTACGTGCCTCCCATATGGATTATACTCCACAGGCTGCTAAGCAGTTATCGTGTCTGCTAGAGCCGCTGGGGTTAGATCATTTCCGGGTCAAGGAAGCCCTGGCTCTGGCCTCTAAGGTTATCTGGAGCGGAACTCTGGCTGAAATATGTTGTTCGGATGACCCCCATTATACCACGGGTTACGTTTCTTCCCGGCGCCTGGGCTATGTGCGTATACCCCATTTAAAGCATCCCTCATTTAAAGGAGGGCGGGTGTTCTTTGTTCGTCTCAAGGATGTGAATCTTACGGAGTACATAACCAGGCTTGAGGAGGAACCAGTTTTGATAACTCAAATCAGCGCTGTGCGGGGTGTAAAAGATCTTACATCATTACTAGAGGAGGGACACCAATGGACTATGCCAGAAAGGGTTACTTCATAA